The following proteins come from a genomic window of Rissa tridactyla isolate bRisTri1 chromosome 13, bRisTri1.patW.cur.20221130, whole genome shotgun sequence:
- the XBP1 gene encoding LOW QUALITY PROTEIN: X-box-binding protein 1 (The sequence of the model RefSeq protein was modified relative to this genomic sequence to represent the inferred CDS: deleted 2 bases in 1 codon), whose protein sequence is MAALPGAAAPRLLLIPGKAAEPAAPAGRHLSVVLPAGASHPGLEAPQPARKRQRLTHLSPEEKALRRKLKNRVAAQSARDRKKARMVELEQQVVELEEENQKLLLENRLLREKTCNLALENQELRCRLGLDALKTEEESESKVVKESQVDEIRLVTGSAERSTQTTCSSAAGAGPAVTISDNLHMDSDGSDSSDSESDLLLGFLDSLDPDMFLKYADSESTCLEKLEEEICGETNSIPTSPSPSLGSSSAKLEAINELIRFDHVYTKPLILEIPVKMGDQTNMLVKIEEVSVSPSEDKATPEVPVSVKEEPVDSFMPELGISHLLSSHRSLAASSYLDACSDSGYEGSPSPFSDMSSPLDTDHAWEDSFANELFPQLISV, encoded by the exons atggcagcgctgcccggggccgcggccccgcgcctGCTTCTCATCCCCGGCAAAGCGGCCgagcccgccgcccccgccggccgccaCCTCTCGGTTGTCCTGCCGGCAGGAGCCAGCCACCCGGGCCTGGAGGCACCGCAGCCGGCCCGCAAGCGGCAGCGGCTCACCCACCTGAGCCCGGAGGAGAAGGCGCTGCGCAG GAAGCTGAAGAACCGCGTGGCGGCCCAGAGCGCCCGCGACAGGAAGAAGGCGCGGatggtggagctggagcagcaggtggtggagctggaggaggag AACCAGAAGCTACTGCTGGAGAACCGTCTTCTGCGGGAGAAGACGTGTAACCTCGCCCTGGAGAACCAGGAGCTTCGCTGCCGCCTGGGTTTGGATGCTCTGAAGACGGAGGAGGAGAGCGAGTCCAAG GTTGTGAAGGAATCGCAGGTGGATGAGATTAGATTGGTGACCGGGTCCGCTGAG CGCAGCACTCAGACTACGTGTTCCTCTGCAGCAGGTGCAGGCCCAGCAGTCACCATTTCTGATAACCTCCACATGGATTCTGATGGCAGTGATTCTTCAGACTCAGAG TCTGATCTCCTGTTGGGCTTTCTGGACAGTCTGGACCCAGACATGTTTCTCAAATATGCTGATTCAGAGTCAACGTGCCtggaaaagctggaggaagagatCTGTGGAGAAACAAATTCCATACcaacctccccctctccctctttggGGTCCTCATCAGCTAAGCTGGAGGCCATTAATGAACTCATAAGGTTTGATCACGTGTACACAAAGCCCCTAATACTGGAGATTCCTGTTAAAATGGGCGACCAAACCAATATGTTAGTGAAAATTGAGGAAGTATCTGTCTCTCCATCCGAAGACAAAGCTACCCCTGAGGTCCCAGTATCTGTGAAAGAGGAACCTGTTGACAGCTTCATGCCTGAACTGGGCATCTCTCATCTGCTTTCCTCTCATCGTAGCCTTGCAGCCTCAAGCTATCTGGATGCCTGTAGTGACTCTGGATATGAAGGATCCCCGTCACCCTTCAGTGACATGTCCTCTCCGCTTGACACTGATCACGCTTGGGAGGATAGCTTTGCCAATGAACTCTTCCCCCAACTCATCAGTGTCTAA